From one Trifolium pratense cultivar HEN17-A07 linkage group LG1, ARS_RC_1.1, whole genome shotgun sequence genomic stretch:
- the LOC123903015 gene encoding transcription factor MYB30-like produces the protein MVRAPCCEKKGLKKGPWTSEEDEILTSYIQKHGHSNWRALPKDAGLLRCGKSCRLRWINYLRPDIKRGNFTNEEEDIIIKMHELLGNRWSAIAAKLPGRTDNEIKNVWHTHLKKRLIKNTNNQPNSNTKKRASKSKIKRTDSNSSTLIQSQDPSNSPNNNLIEMETASSNSNFSSDFSSQGKNIDNSVNNFEDPEDSLVTMLEIDESFWSETITDDEISSTMPSNSMTIISNELPNEQYPINNSLENIQKSFDDDDGMDFWYDLFIRSGETTELPEF, from the exons ATGGTTAGAGCTCCTTGTTGTGAGAAGAAGGGATTGAAGAAGGGTCCTTGGACctcagaagaagatgaaatcCTCACATCTTACATCCAAAAACATGGACATAGTAATTGGCGTGCCCTCCCAAAAGATGCCg GCTTATTAAGATGTGGAAAGAGTTGTAGATTGAGATGGATTAACTACTTAAGACCAGATATTAAGAGAGGAAATTTCacaaatgaagaagaagatattaTCATTAAGATGCATGAATTGCTTGGGAACAG GTGGTCAGCAATAGCTGCAAAATTACCAGGAAGAACTgacaatgaaataaaaaatgtgtgGCACACACATTTGAAGAAGAGACTAATCAAAAACACTAATAATCAACCAAATTCAAATACCAAAAAAAGAGCAtcaaaatcaaaaatcaaaagaaCTGATTCCAATTCAAGTACTTTAATTCAATCACAAGATCCTTCTAATAGtcctaataataatttaattgaaaTGGAAACTGCATCATCAAATTCCAATTTTTCTAGTGATTTTTCATCACAAGGAAAAAATATTGACAATAGTGTCAATAATTTTGAAGACCCTGAAGACTCATTGGTGACAATGCTTGAAATTGATGAGAGTTTTTGGTCAGAGACAATAACTGATGATGAAATAAGTTCAACCATGCCATCAAATTCTATGACAATTATTTCAAATGAATTGCCAAATGAGCAATATCCTATTAATAATTCGTTGGAAAATATCCAAAAATcctttgatgatgatgatggtatGGATTTTTGGTATGATCTGTTCATTAGATCAGGGGAAACAACAGAATTGCCAGAGTTTTAG
- the LOC123903023 gene encoding malate dehydrogenase, cytoplasmic, with product MHSPHTTQHNTTLTSLSLSNKNCSSSLQSSIPSISSKMAKDPVRVLVTGAAGQIGYALVPMIARGVMLGPDQPVILHMLDIPPAAESLNGVKMELVDAAFPLLKGVVATTDVVEACTGVNIAVMVGGFPRKEGMERKDVMSKNVSIYKSQASALEKHAAANCKVLVVANPANTNALILKEYAPSIPEKNISALTRLDHNRALGQISERLNVQVSDVKNVIIWGNHSSTQYPDVNHATVNTPAGEKPVRELVSDDAWLNGEFISTVQQRGAAIIKARKLSSALSAASAACDHIRDWVLGTPQGTFVSMGVYSDGSYNVPAGLIYSFPVTTSNGEWKIVQGLSIDEFSRKKLDLTAEELSEEKTLAYSCLS from the exons ATGCACAGTccacacacaacacaacacaacacaacactaacctcactctctctctcaaaCAAAAACTGCTCTTCGTCTCTTCAATCTTCAATTCCTTCCATTTCTTCCAAAATGGCCAAAGACCCAGTTCGTGTTCTCGTCACTGGTGCTGCAG GGCAAATTGGTTATGCACTTGTCCCTATGATCGCTAGGGGAGTGATGCTCGGTCCTGATCAACCTGTGATCCTTCACATGCTTGATATTCCACCAGCTGCTGAGTCATTGAATGGAGTTAAAATGGAGTTGGTGGATGCTGCATTTCCACTTCTTAAAG GTGTTGTTGCTACAACTGATGTTGTGGAGGCATGCACTGGAGTCAATATTGCCGTCATGGTTGGTGGATTCCCAAGAAAAGAAGGTATGGAGAGGAAGGATGTTATGTCTAAGAATGTATCTATTTACAAGTCCCAGGCTTCTGCCCTTGAAAAGCATGCTGCTGCCAACTGCAAG GTTCTGGTTGTTGCTAACCCAGCAAACACCAATGCATTGATCTTGAAGGAATACGCTCCATCTATTCCAGAGAAAAACATTTCTGCTTTGACCAGACTTGATCACAACAGGGCATTGGGCCAAATTTCTGAAAGATTGAATGTTCAAGTTTCTGATGTTAAGAATGTCATAATCTGGGGTAATCATTCATCAACTCAGTATCCTGATGTCAACCATGCAACTGTTAACACCCCTGCCGGGGAGAAGCCTGTCCGTGAACTTGTCTCTGACGATGCCTG GTTGAATGGAGAATTCATATCTACCGTTCAACAACGTGGTGCTGCAATTATAAAGGCGAGAAAGCTTTCAAGTGCACTATCTGCTGCTAGCGCTGCTTGCGACCACATTCGCGATTGGGTTCTTGGAACTCCCCAG GGCACCTTTGTTTCAATGGGAGTGTACTCTGATGGTTCTTACAATGTACCAGCTGGACTCATCTATTCATTCCCTGTCACCACTTCTAACGGGGAATGGAAAATTGTTCAAG GACTTTCAATTGACGAGTTCTCAAGGAAGAAGTTGGACTTGACAGCTGAAGAGTTGTCCGAGGAAAAGACTTTGGCATACTCTTGCCTCTCTTAG
- the LOC123903031 gene encoding uncharacterized protein LOC123903031: MSRMRLSKKLKPTKKAWKNFSNNFQSKFNKLNIQKSFRNTLQYFLSLIHSITHLITTKNTHHSSLISSKSLPSTFYHSQHKNFEAIHINDLYNSQAHSISMNSTIKRHRRSSSNIQHAIGETSREVEKVHEENSSNDIDTIEDAWKAVVAKSPMMQVDQKAEEFISKFRQDMRLQKEKSLLEFHERLARST; this comes from the coding sequence ATGTCTCGGATGAGGCTATCAAAGAAACTTAAACCAACCAAGAAAGCATGGAAAAATTTCTCAAACAATTTCCAATCAAAATTCAACAAACTCAACATTCAAAAATCATTCAGAAACACCCTTCAATACTTTCTTTCACTCATTCATTCAATCACTCATCTCATAACCACAAAAAATACTCATCATAGCTCTCTCATTTCTTCTAAATCATTACCTTCAACTTTTTACCATTCTCAACATAAAAACTTTGAAGCTATACATATAAATGATCTCTATAATTCTCAAGCTCATTCTAtttccatgaattccaccatcAAGAGACATCGTAGGAGTAGTAGTAATATTCAACATGCAATAGGTGAAACAAGTAGAGAAGTTGAAAAGGTGCATGAAGAAAACAGTAGCAATGATATAGATACTATAGAGGATGCATGGAAAGCTGTTGTTGCTAAGTCTCCAATGATGCAAGTAGATCAAAAGGCTGAAGAATTCATATCGAAATTTCGTCAAGATATGAGGCTTCAAAAAGAGAAATCATTGCTTGAATTTCATGAGAGGCTAGCAAGAAGTACTTGA